One Panulirus ornatus isolate Po-2019 chromosome 16, ASM3632096v1, whole genome shotgun sequence genomic window carries:
- the LOC139753981 gene encoding uncharacterized protein isoform X1, which yields MAENTTQSLYLKQIMLTMYSPLVKGGLGLFNLDLPPPPPADWLPGELARFSSLHLQAHHAEPMGADSNFLRQAIDQMCTNRSPTFNHELLNIYLDHSTIRKAKWCGFCRNNGEMPQIYCSHSLRDSSGRLTCAALRSYTCPMCGGTGDSAHTAFYCPFQLRNGNLPLATKLKKSKRNAASIRS from the exons ATGGCTGAGAATACTACGCAGTCTTTGTACTTGAAGCAAATTATGCTCACAATGTATA GTCCACTTGTGAAAGGAGGACTCGGTCTTTTTAACCTGGAcctgccaccacctcccccagcggACTGGCTGCCCGGCGAGCTTGCAAGATTCTCCTCGTTGCACCTTCAAGCACACCATGCTGAACCAATGG GTGCAGATAGTAATTTTCTGAGACAAGCTATTGACCAAATGTGCACTAACAGGAGTCCAACCTTTAATCATGAATTGTTGAACATATATCTTGATCACTCTACAATCAGGAAG GCAAAGTGGTGTGGATTCTGCAGAAATAATGGTGAAATGCCACAGATATACTGTAGTCATTCTCTTAG GGACTCCAGTGGACGTCTAACGTGTGCTGCATTGAGAAGCTATACATGCCCTATGTGTGGAGGAACTGGTGACAGTGCACATACAGCCTTCTATTGTCCATTTCAATTGAGGAATGGCAATTTACCACTAGCCACAAAGTTGAAGAAAAGTAAACGTAATGCAGCTTCCATACGCAGTTAA